Within the Oncorhynchus masou masou isolate Uvic2021 chromosome 1, UVic_Omas_1.1, whole genome shotgun sequence genome, the region CTCTTTTATCATGGACAAACATGTATGGAAGGTGTCCTTCAAATCAAAATGGGGCTGTAAAAAAAAGTTAAATTCACATGAACGACCCACACTTATTTACAAAATAACAATTTTACAGTTCCCACAAACTAAACTTTCAAATAAACCAGTTAGGACATCAGACTAAACAAGATTAGCTTCAAAGACCTGCATTTGTAAATACATTTAGAACAGTTGGACTTTCCCACCAGCTGTTTGAGCGGGCGCATGGGTGTCCAAGCGTGTGAATGTCTGTGGTGTGTACacatgtgagagtgtgagagaaagagggaggggtgcgtcactgacgtgatcttcctgtccgggtctgcacaacgcatcaccgggggcaaactacctgccctccagcacacctacaccacccgatgtcacaggaaggccataaagatcatcaaggacaacaaccacccgagcaactgcctgttcaccccgctatcgtccagaaggcaaggtcagtacaggtgcatcaaagctgggaccgagagactgaaaaacagcttctatctcaaggccatcagactgttaaacagccaccacactgactcaactccagccactttaataatgggaattgatgtaaaatatatcactagccactttaaacaatgctacttaatataatgtttacataccctacattatttatctcatatttatacgtatatactgtactctatatcatctactgcatctttatgtaatacatgtatcactagccattttaaactatgccacggtttacatactcatctcatatgtatatactgtactcgataccatctactgcatcttgcctatgccgctctgtaccatcactcattcatatatctttatgtacatattctttatccctttatacacataagtgtaaggtagtagttttggaattgttagctagattactcgttggttattactgcattgtcggaactagaagcacaagcatttcgctacactcgtattaacatctgctaaccatgtgtatgtgacaaataaaatgtaatttgtctcccgacccctcctttctcagcctccaatatttatgctgcagtagtttgtgtcggggggggctggggtcagtctgttatatctgtagTTTTTCTCCTGTTCTATCCTGTGTGAATagaagtatgctctctctaattctctctctttcggaggacctgagccctaggaccatgcctcaggactacctggcctgatgatttcttgctgtccccagtccacggacatactacctgtcccagacctgctgttttcaactctctagacagcaggagcggtagagatactctgaatgatcggctatgaaaagccatctgtcatttactcctgaggtgctgacctgttgcaccctcgacaactactgtgattattattattatttcaccctgctagtcatctatgaactttttaacatcttggccatgttctgttataatctccaccctgcacaatcagaagaggactggccacccctcatagcctggttcctctctaggtttcttcctaggctctggtctttctagggagtttttcctagccaccgtgcttctacacctgcattgcttgctgtttggggttttaggctgggtttctgtacagcactttgtgacatcagctgatgtaagaagggcttaataaatacatttgattgattgaatgttGTAGCAGGCCTCACTCTCCATTGACCTGCATTGGATTTGCTTATAATCTAGGAGTGAGTGCATTTCTTTAGATAGAGATATCTcctacacacactatatataccaAAAAATATTAAGATTTGATCATTTGAACATGTATTTACAGGACTTGATTTATGAAATGTGTAAAAAAGAGTAACCCCATTTGTCCAAAGATTAAATATAGTACAATATCAAAAACTCACATTGTAGACAAACTCTTCAGATATGTCCATCAGTGAACTCAGATAACATGTCTACCAAAGGAAATTATACATTTCCATTAGAGATATGAATGGGTTAGGGGAGGGAGACCATAGTTTCCCGAGCCCCATTACAGAAAAGGTTGAGAAACACTTTGTACAATCGAAATCACTGCTGAGTACAGAATCATCATCATACAGAGAGAAGACGTACATTTCTGGCCTCCTTCCCCAGAGCCGTCCTCCTGTGCATATGGTTCTGCTCTGAAGTAGAGGTAATAGGATTCTGCCTTGCTCTTCCCGTTCTCGTCATACTCGCTGTCCGTGCCACTGTCCTCCTCGGCTGTGTCCCACGTCTCTTTCTTGCCCTCGTTGGCCTTGGAGCGGCGGCTGCTGGTGATGCTGTGTGAGTCCAGGCCGTTGGCCAGCTGAATGGGGCCGCTGTCGGCGTTGCACAGCGTATCACTGCTGTGGCTGGAGCTCAGGATGTCACTGTCCACTGAGCTTGTGCTGCGGTCGTTGTTCACCTCAGAGTCTGAGCGCTCCTCCCCAGGGAACTGGGTTTCCGGGTCAGAGTAGGCCCCCTCGCCGCTCCCCCCGCTGGCCGCCCGGATCCGGTTCTCCAGCTCTCGGTTGTCGACTGCAACAACAGCAGATACAGAGGAGGAGTCTGGTTCctgagagggtgagggggactCAATGTGCTCGAAGTCGCTGGTGTCTGAGCTCTTCTGGCTGTCACTGGTGCTGGAGCCCTGCTGCTGCTGGAGGGACAGGTTCTTCAGCTTCTCTGTGCTCTCCTCCAGGATGGCCTCTACGGAATTCCTGTTGGCCTTTGACCCCTCAGAGCACTCCTCAGTTTCGCCACCAACTTTTTGGCAAATAGTTCGGTTGGTGCCGGGGGATTGCACAGGCAGCGAGACAAACAGGCGGATTGTGTTCCCATGGCGATCCAGCAGTTTCCACAAGAGGGAATCAGTGAAGGTGACCTGGTGATCTGGGGATTCAGAGCTTTCCACAAAAACCTAAGAGAAACCAGAGAATGGACAAATTAGATGTGTTACATCTGAGATCAAAGAACTGCTGAAAAATGTTTACAGATACACAACATTAAACACAGCAGACCCAAGCTGGAAAGGACAATGATAAAGTGGAGTGCGACCTTGTTGCTCCTGAAGAAACCCTCTGCTTTCAGTGTCTTGTTGGGCACGTAGAGAAGCCGAAGGTCATTATAGCAGCGCTCCAGGACGACGCGCATGGTTTCGGCTGAGAGCTCTGTGGCCTTTcaacaacacaatacacacaccggAGAGATAATTCACCAAAGATCCCGAAACAAATACGGGCAGATTTGATGGTCTTACAAGTATAGACTGTATCAGGCTGGATTAGACTGTATTAGATAGAAATGAAGAATTAAAGAGGAGTGTCTGAACTAACTTACCTGTGCAATGAGCTGCTTGAACTCAGTGATTGACTGGTTTAGATAGGCCCTGATGCTGACGGGAGGGGCGATAGTGTCCGTCTTCAGATCCACCACGTGAACCTTCACCATCAcctctacagagacacacacacacacaactcacttCTGAAAAGGCTAAAAGAGTTGCTAGTTATAGTATTATATTTTAAGTCTTGAATGTTTTTTACTGACCTCCAGGTTTGTATGGCTGGAAGACTTGTTCAGCTCTGCGGGTCTCCAGCAGCAGGTCAAACATGTAGGATGACTTGACCCCGCCCAGCAGCAGCCCCATGGGGGTGTCGTCCTCGCCCTCGTACGAACGCTCCAGGTACTCATGGAACTCATCGTACTTGACCAGGCGACAGCAGTCCAGTGGGACCACCCCATCCAGTTCCATGAGCTAGGGGGCAGAATGGGTggccaaagacacacacacatccaattgCTAATAGACACATAAGAGAATGTTTTGAGGCTTCTCTTGGCCATTGCAACCCCCATTTTAATCTTAGAACCATGTCTATCCTTGGACCACTCTCTATTCTGACACCGACCTCTGGCTGGTATGCACTGCAGCTGCTGAGTGAGATTAGCTTTCAATGCTTTCCTCCGCGTTTAGCTTCCACTCTGACGTACCTTGTAGGCCATCTCTGTTGCCTCTCTGAGCGTCTTGTCCTTGTGCACTTCCAGCTTGTTCTCCATCATAGCCATCATCTTCATCGGATGCATGCAGAACAGCTTGAtctgacagagaaacacagagcaaTTAACAACAATACAACCCCTGTGAAAAACAACAGAACATTCAGTCAAATGACTGACACCGTTGCCCATGGGAAAGTCCACAGGAGGAGGATGTACCTTGCAGGTATTGCGCTCGAtctccctctgtcttttctcctGCTCctcagactccttctccctctggaCCAGATGCTTTATGTGCTCAGGGAAGTCATCACAATCCAGATACTCTGCAGTGGTAACAACACGGCCCATCAGTCAAGAGATCACCATAACTAACTGGGGGTCCAAGTCATTGAGAGAGACTTGGAAAGTAGAACCTACTAGGATTGTTATACCCACATATGTAACTTAATACAGTTTAACAGTCATTTTAGACATTTAAAAGCAAACTTGATAATGGAACTAGACTTGATTAATACGTTTCTCTTACTTGCATTCCTTGAGGGGTCTTTCAACCTATAAATCAGCATATACGCATTCGTAGAGCTGTTGGAACAGAAAAACATCTTATTAAATGCAAATGGAGAAAAGGAAAATGAGTAGCCAAATAGAGTTCCATCTTCCTTTCCAAACACATGAAAGAACAGTGCATTACGTAAAAGCTCAGTTATCAACAGGGCTTTGTCCTAGCCTGAATAACCACCCTCTTGTTTTTCTCCCAGGGAGACTTCAATAAAATGTAGCACTCTAAGTAAAAAATCCCCGGTTCATCCCTATTAAAGCTTCCTCTGGTATTGAACTTGCGGTGTGTGAAGTGAACAGATACTGGTAATGTTCTGGCCATGTAGGCATGCATTAGTAGGTACATACAATGAGATAGTAAGAGGAGAGAGCCAGGCATGGGAGTGAGATGTGTTCAGGGACATATTGATTTCAGATCAATCCAGAGATTGACAGAGACAGGAGCTCCACTGACCTGGCAAAGGCACTGGAGTAATAGCCTCTGCTCCCCGAGGACCCTCCATATGTTTTCCTGATGTCTTCCTGGGTGATCTatagcaggacacacacacaggacaaccaCCAATTGTGTTTCTGACAACTGTCAATAGAATGTTACAATGACAGGCATCAATTTCTTAAGTCTATTTAAAGCGTAGGTCGAGTTGTTTTGTCTAGTATTACATGCATAGTAAACACAAGTTATTTGAAGACTGAGAATAACCTTGCTGACATGCTGGTCGTTGAAACTGTACCACTGGCCATCGCTGAAGGACTTAATGCAGGCATAGTAGTGGCCACCTGCAGCGCTGCCCGAATGGACCATGACCGAGAACAGCTCAAAGGTCAATGAACTCTGGAGACGAGACAGGGGCAGGAGAGACAATTAGCTAACAATTAAATCTAATGACAGCAGATTGCACTACATGCAAACAGACCAGGATGGGCTATAAGACACAGGGAGTACGGGTGCTAGAGTGTAAGGACGGTTTGTGTGGTATTACATACAGTGTTGAGGCTGGGTACCTTTGGCTTCAAGACCCTCTCAGTACTGCTGGCGCTGTCCAGGCAGATGCCCTCATCAACACCGTCATCTGCCGAGAAGTCGTTGCTCATCTGGTCACTGTGGCAACTGCCTTCATTCTCTGCCCCGCTGTCAGTGCAGCTCTCCGTTTGAGGAGATTTCTATGAGAGCGGGCATTGATCAAAAACAAAGAgcgggatggaaagagagagaaagcagacagAGTTTAGGTATCAGTTACACTCATGAATTAATGATGACATTGAAATGACTAATACATGAAACATAATCGAAAATCTAATTTGAGTGGACCTGAACGCCTGGCACTATTCCACCCCGGGCCTGATATCATTATTCTATCTAGACTATAAAACACATAGGAGGCCACACTGGGCTGGTGTGTCTCACCTCGTCCTCCACATCAATGAAAGGACCCATGTCCAGCTCCTCAGGGAAGGACATGCGGTCGTTGAGTTTGATGCGGTGCATAGTGGTGTAGTCAAAGTCAAAACGCTTCAGCTGCAAAGTCAACAGGTAGGGAAAGTGCAGAAACCTCAGCCCCTGTGGAGGGAGAGCAAAGGGCATGGGTCAGAACACAAATGGCCAGACCAGTGACGTCCTTCACTCAACATCCTCCCCAATCAGTTCTCCCATGACCCAAAGGGAAGTGTGGTCTTAACATCAACGAGATCATTAGTCTGTATACTCACCTTACGGGCATCACATTTTTTCTTGCAGCGCTCACAGAAATACTGGTTGGCCCCATCCAGAGTCTCTGGCTGGACAAAGGCCTGCAGAGCCTCCTCCTGTTTCAGTGAGTCGCAAAGGCACTGTATCAGTAACAACTCTAACCACATCTACGTCACATTACACTGTCTTACTATTAAAAGTCTTAGGAAAATGCAGGAGCATACAGCAGGGTCTGGACTTCCGTGTCTGCGTGGCGAACACAAATGACCATCATAGCTTTGATCTCTTCACACACTTGGATTAATACTTCTTCATGACTAGAAGTGTAGAGACATAAGAGATGGTGGCAGAGAGACACGCACCACGCTGCCATAAGCCTGGTTGGCCCCAAAGGGTCTGATGACCAGAGGGATGTCCAGGTAGGTGTCGATCCTCCAGCTCTCATAGCCACACTCCAGACAGCGCACATAGTCCTTCAGCTTCCCCTGGTACAGCTGGTTAATCAGGTCAGCCTGAGGGGGGACACAACACCAGGGAGTCAGGCCCGAGCAGTCACAACACTCACATGTATCTCTCAGAACTCTGAAACATGCTCTTCACTGCTCACACAGTACATACTACTCACACAACCTCAACTCTATGCCAGCGCAATAATAACGTAAACTCCCCAAAGACAATGACCTGGCTCCTCTCCAAGAGTCAACACATTTCACTAAATATGTGACTGCAACAGCAGGCCCATTTCCTGTTAAATGGGGACTTATGCAGTCAGAGACCAATTGGTCCAAGTGTTGGATGTTAATGGAAAACTGGAGATTAGCTGTGGGGTCCCACAGGGGAGCGTCCTTGGTCCACTGCTCTTCCTACTGTACATTAACGATGTGAAATCAGCCTGCTCTTGTAAATTGTTtttgtatgcggatgactctTCTCAATTTGTTTCCCAAAAGAACAAAGCCTTAGAAGAGATCCTTCAATATTACTAAATGGCTTTGACAAACATTCTCTGCATCTTAGAAAAACATAATTAATCTTATTTGGTTCCAGAGTAACGCTTGCAAGGTTCCCTGGTTTTAGTGTCAAAGTGGGAAACTCAGAGGTTACACCAAAAACATCAAATTCACACCCAAGGTGATAGGTACCGGACCTGTGAGATTATGTTTAACAAAAATAAAACCCAAAATGTCATTCTTAGCTAGACCTCAAAATGGCTTGATATTGACACCCTGAAGAGCCTGGCAGGTAAGCTACTTCAGTGTCACTGATTATGTGTGCTcatcatggttcaccagcagccACAAACATCTAAACAATAATTTAGGAATTAAACACTTTTGATTCTAAAGAACAAGCCACAGACCAGCTGAAACAAGCTTGTTAGAATTTTATTTTAACTGTACCGGCCCTCGTACTCATCTGGGGGTCCAGCATTTTAAGCAGCtaggctggctgtgtgtgtaaaaATGAATGGTATTAATTGAACTTGGTCTGGTAAGGTCCACAGAATTATCACTGACTCGGTCCTCACGTACTTATCCAATTGTTTATTTTGTTAGAGATGCCCACCAGCATAATACCTGTGCCAGAGACTCAAATAATCACCTTTTTGAGTGTAAGAGTGTATCAGGTAAGAACCCTTTTTTACATTCCGGCACTGTTGAGTGGAACTACCTCAGCAACAATAacatcaaataaaatgtaaaaagttGGCTAATGATTTAAAAGTAGCAAACATTTTCATGTCTGTATATCTGGAATGTTTCTaccctgagtgtacaaaacattaaaaacatctgctctttccctgaccaggtgaaagctatgatcccttattttaattgtacctttattttattttactaggcaagtcagttaagaacaaattcttattttcaatgacggcctaggaacagtgggttaactgcctgttcaggggcagaacgacagatttgtacctttcggttactagtccaacgctctaaccactaggctaccctgccgccccattgatGTCACTTGTGAAATCCACTTCTTCAAaattagtgtagatgaaagggaggagacaggtaaaataaggatttttaagccttgagacatggactgtgtgtgtgcacagagGGTGTATAGGCAAGACAATAAATGTAAGTGCCGTTgaatgaggtatggtagtaggtgcacagatttatgtcaagaactgcaatgctgctgggtttttcacactcaacagtttctcatgtatatcaagaatggtccaccacccaaaggacagtcagccaacttgacaactgtgagaagcattggagtcaacatgggccagcatccctgtggaacgagTTTGACAACGTGTAGAGTCCATaacccgatgaattgaggctgttctgagggtaaaagTGGATGCAACTCAAGACTAGGAAGGCATTCTTAATATTCTGTACAGTGTATGTCAACACCCCCCtcccaaaaaaacaaaaacaaattggGGACCACAGAAATAAATCTGACTTTATTGTGCAATCCCAATCACGTTTTTTGTATGCATATAATATGTCATTTGTTATATGACAAAATCAAACAAACAGTTGAATAAAACAATAATAGAAGTTCAAATAAGTACCGTAAGTGGAGAAAACTGCTGCTGGGGACACAAATATAGCAAATATCAAAATGGGACTTTGATTAACCACAATGATAATGCAGAGCATTCTTTACAAATACAGCTAAACGCATGAGCTCACGTACACAAGCCTAGTGCTTCTCTCCACAGTGAATTAAGTGTATACGGTTTATACCAAACTCCTGAGATCAGAAAAAGCTAACCCTCAGCCTTACTGGCACTTTCTCCCCTTCCTACAGAAGGCCCTTTGATCTGGGCCTTGGGGAGGCCCCTCATTGGCTCCCTGGATTAGTGTTTAGACAAGTGTCAGGGTTCACTTTTCTTTCATACCTGCTCTGTCTGCTTCCATTTCTGCTCCAGGGCATCAAACATGACCCTACACAGCTCCTGGACGTCATGCTGCTGCCAGGCTACAAAACACAGATACGCAGACACCACagaagagaaaacacacacagatcaGTTAAGACACAGCGAACTGTGTGACAAAACAAACAGTACCCCTTCCCCACACTCTTCCAGTTCCTTTATCAAAACATCAGAAGAGGTTGAGCCTGGGCCACTCCTGGTTACAGGGAGGGTGCCTGGCGGGGGTTGTCTAGAAGTAGCAGTGTGACAGCCCACCTTCGCTGCTGTCCCAGCCAAAGCTGCGGGTCACGTCGGTGGTCTCGATGGCCCTCTTCTTACTGGTCTGCAGCAGCAAAAACAGCCTCTGTAGCTGGTAAGGGATGCTGGTGACCGGGTCTTCCTCCGACTCCTCAAATTCCCAGCTGGAGGGAACAGTGGACAAGTGGAAAATAATTTTAGGACAACACTCTCCCATTAAATACAGTTGTTTAGTAAAACAATACAAAGAGCTTCATGAGAACAGGTACTTACTTGTACAGTGCATTTCTGAACTCCGGGGTCATAAACAGAGTTTGTAGAAGGCTGTTCAAATAGCAGGTCATGGCCTGGTTCACCAAACCCACATATCCTgcagagggggagaaagacatgaaattaaattttatttgtcacatgcaccaaatacaacaggtgtagaccttacagtggaatgctgactcacaagcccttaaccaacaatgcagataagtaaagaaataaaacaaataattaaaaagcagaagtaaaataacaatagtgaggctatatataaggggtactggtacagagtcaatgtgcaggggctaCGGTTAgccgaggtaatatgtacatgtaggtagagttagtgACTGCATAGacaaacagagtagcagcagcgtaaggGTGGGGGTAGGGGGgaatacaaatagtctgggtagccatttgattagctattcaggagtcatatggcttgtgggtagaagctgttaagaagtcttttggaccgagacttggcgctccggtaccacttgcagtgcggtagcagagagaacagtctatgagtagggtggctggagtctttgaccatttttagggccttcctctgacaccgcctggtatagaggtcctggatggcaggaagcttggccccagtgatatactgggccgtacgcactaccctctgtagtgccttccggtcagaggccaagcagttgccataccaggcagtgatgcaaccagtcaggatgctctccatggtgcagctgtagaaccctttgaggatctgaggacccatgccaaatcctgagcttagtgatgagctttgaggtcactaaggtgttgaatgctgagctgtagtcaattaatagcattctcacatgggtTCCTTTTGTCTAGCTGgggaagggcagtgtgaagtgcaatagagattgcatctaTGGATCTGCTATCTATGGATCTGCtgaggcggtatgcaaattggaatgagtctagggtttctgggataatagtgttgatgtgagccatgaccagcctttcaaagcacttcatggctacagacgtgagtgctaaggGTCGGaagtcatttaggtaggttaccttagtgttcttgggcacagggactatggtggtctgcttgaaacatgttgttattgcagactcagacagggagaggctgaaaatgtcagtgaaggcacttgccagtttgtcagcgcatgctcagaattcacgtcctggtaatccgtctggccctgcggccttgtgaatgttgacctgtttgaaggtcttacattagctgcggagagcgtgagcacagtcttccggaacagctgatgctctcatgcatgtttcagtgttacttgcctcgaagcgagcgtagaagtaatttagctcatctggtaggcttgtgtcactgggtagctcgcggctgttcttccctttgtagtctaatagtttgcaagccctgccacatctgatgagcatcggagccggtgttgTATGATTTAATCTTAGTCCTGAATTGAAGCTTTGATGATTCGATGGAGGGCCtaacgggatttcttataagcttccgggttataGTCCCCCTCCTTGatagcggcagctctaccctttcgCTCAGTGCGGGTTTTGCCTGTAATCAATGGCTtctagttggggtatgtacgtacagtcactgtggggacgtcgTCATCAAtggacttattgatgaagccagtgactgatgtggcgtactcctcaatgccatcggaagaatcctggaacatattccagtctgtgctagcaaaacagtcctgtagtttagcatctgcttcattaaGTGAGTGGTCAGGGGGGTTACTTAAAGGAAGTGAGGTCAAGTCTATGCTGTTGACAGAGGGTGTACCTGTGTCAGACTTGTTGAGGATGGAGGAGTAGGAATAGCTGGGGCTGCTGTAGTCGCTGCTGCAGCCCACCGTGCCATCTCTGGGCAGCGGGCCGATGAAGCGCTCCTGGGAGCTGTCATCCAGACCACTGCTGCCCGCTGTCCCCGACTCATCCTACACAAAGGAGAATTAAGCTTCAGCTTATAGGTACCACTAGTCTACCAAGAACGAACTGCATGCAAT harbors:
- the usp47 gene encoding ubiquitin carboxyl-terminal hydrolase 47 isoform X6, with product MEMVPSEENQLVPKEIENASEEPRVLCIVQDTTNAKTVNERLTLNLPASTTLSKLFEDVAHKASYVNGTFDLAWGKTGDLGSLDPSSETSLTEAGFEPGKRNFLQLTDKDGEQPRIASDESGTAGSSGLDDSSQERFIGPLPRDGTVGCSSDYSSPSYSYSSILNKSDTGYVGLVNQAMTCYLNSLLQTLFMTPEFRNALYNWEFEESEEDPVTSIPYQLQRLFLLLQTSKKRAIETTDVTRSFGWDSSEAWQQHDVQELCRVMFDALEQKWKQTEQADLINQLYQGKLKDYVRCLECGYESWRIDTYLDIPLVIRPFGANQAYGSVEEALQAFVQPETLDGANQYFCERCKKKCDARKGLRFLHFPYLLTLQLKRFDFDYTTMHRIKLNDRMSFPEELDMGPFIDVEDEKSPQTESCTDSGAENEGSCHSDQMSNDFSADDGVDEGICLDSASSTERVLKPKSSLTFELFSVMVHSGSAAGGHYYACIKSFSDGQWYSFNDQHVSKITQEDIRKTYGGSSGSRGYYSSAFASSTNAYMLIYRLKDPSRNAKYLDCDDFPEHIKHLVQREKESEEQEKRQREIERNTCKIKLFCMHPMKMMAMMENKLEVHKDKTLREATEMAYKLMELDGVVPLDCCRLVKYDEFHEYLERSYEGEDDTPMGLLLGGVKSSYMFDLLLETRRAEQVFQPYKPGEVMVKVHVVDLKTDTIAPPVSIRAYLNQSITEFKQLIAQATELSAETMRVVLERCYNDLRLLYVPNKTLKAEGFFRSNKVFVESSESPDHQVTFTDSLLWKLLDRHGNTIRLFVSLPVQSPGTNRTICQKVGGETEECSEGSKANRNSVEAILEESTEKLKNLSLQQQQGSSTSDSQKSSDTSDFEHIESPSPSQEPDSSSVSAVVAVDNRELENRIRAASGGSGEGAYSDPETQFPGEERSDSEVNNDRSTSSVDSDILSSSHSSDTLCNADSGPIQLANGLDSHSITSSRRSKANEGKKETWDTAEEDSGTDSEYDENGKSKAESYYLYFRAEPYAQEDGSGEGGQKCVLVHVDKRITLSAFKQNLEPFVGVTSTQFKVFRVYANNQEFESVRLNETLSSFSDDNKITIRLGRALKKGEYRVKVYQLLVNDAEPCKFLVDTVFAKGMTVKQSKEELMPQLKDQCKLDLNIDKFRLRKKTWKNPGTVFLDYHVYEEDINISSNWEVFLEVLDGPEKMKSMSQLAVLTRRWTPAQMKLEPFQEVVLESSSVEELKEKLSEISGIPLENLDFAKGRGTFPCDISVLEIHQDLDWNPKVSTLNVWPLYICDDGAVVFYRDSTEEPMEQSEDERNELMKKESSRLLKTGHRVSYSPRKEKALKIYLDGGPVKDPGQD
- the usp47 gene encoding ubiquitin carboxyl-terminal hydrolase 47 isoform X5, whose protein sequence is MEMVPSEENQLVPKEIENASEEPRVLCIVQDTTNAKTVNERLTLNLPASTTLSKLFEDVAHKASYVNGTFDLAWGKTGDLGSLDPSSETSLTEAGFEPGKRNFLQLTDKDGEQPRIASDESGTAGSSGLDDSSQERFIGPLPRDGTVGCSSDYSSPSYSYSSILNKSDTGYVGLVNQAMTCYLNSLLQTLFMTPEFRNALYNWEFEESEEDPVTSIPYQLQRLFLLLQTSKKRAIETTDVTRSFGWDSSEAWQQHDVQELCRVMFDALEQKWKQTEQADLINQLYQGKLKDYVRCLECGYESWRIDTYLDIPLVIRPFGANQAYGSVEEALQAFVQPETLDGANQYFCERCKKKCDARKGLRFLHFPYLLTLQLKRFDFDYTTMHRIKLNDRMSFPEELDMGPFIDVEDEKSPQTESCTDSGAENEGSCHSDQMSNDFSADDGVDEGICLDSASSTERVLKPKVPSLNTSSLTFELFSVMVHSGSAAGGHYYACIKSFSDGQWYSFNDQHVSKITQEDIRKTYGGSSGSRGYYSSAFASSTNAYMLIYRLKDPSRNAKYLDCDDFPEHIKHLVQREKESEEQEKRQREIERNTCKIKLFCMHPMKMMAMMENKLEVHKDKTLREATEMAYKLMELDGVVPLDCCRLVKYDEFHEYLERSYEGEDDTPMGLLLGGVKSSYMFDLLLETRRAEQVFQPYKPGEVMVKVHVVDLKTDTIAPPVSIRAYLNQSITEFKQLIAQATELSAETMRVVLERCYNDLRLLYVPNKTLKAEGFFRSNKVFVESSESPDHQVTFTDSLLWKLLDRHGNTIRLFVSLPVQSPGTNRTICQKVGGETEECSEGSKANRNSVEAILEESTEKLKNLSLQQQQGSSTSDSQKSSDTSDFEHIESPSPSQEPDSSSVSAVVAVDNRELENRIRAASGGSGEGAYSDPETQFPGEERSDSEVNNDRSTSSVDSDILSSSHSSDTLCNADSGPIQLANGLDSHSITSSRRSKANEGKKETWDTAEEDSGTDSEYDENGKSKAESYYLYFRAEPYAQEDGSGEGGQKCVLVHVDKRITLSAFKQNLEPFVGVTSTQFKVFRVYANNQEFESVRLNETLSSFSDDNKITIRLGRALKKGEYRVKVYQLLVNDAEPCKFLVDTVFAKGMTVKQSKEELMPQLKDQCKLDLNIDKFRLRKKTWKNPGTVFLDYHVYEEDINISSNWEVFLEVLDGPEKMKSMSQLAVLTRRWTPAQMKLEPFQEVVLESSSVEELKEKLSEISGIPLENLDFAKGRGTFPCDISVLEIHQDLDWNPKVSTLNVWPLYICDDGAVVFYRDSTEEPMEQSEDERNELMKKESSRLLKTGHRVSYSPRKEKALKIYLDGGPVKDPGQD